In Mytilus trossulus isolate FHL-02 chromosome 14, PNRI_Mtr1.1.1.hap1, whole genome shotgun sequence, a genomic segment contains:
- the LOC134695718 gene encoding heat shock 70 kDa protein 12A-like gives MACGEIITEPLMVAAIDLGTTFSSYAFATRGDFKDDPTKISSYAWFTGSQPGLSLKTPTCILFDKVQNFFAFGAEAEDKYTELAQEEDHIHWSFFRRFKMQLYDKQEISRDFMLVSENGCLIPAMKVFSESIKYLKTHLENHINSKTLCFKPQEIEWVLTIPAIWTDPAKQFMREAANIAGIPNSRLILALEPEAASVYCKNLPVDRTVCSERKSVLEVFSPGTKYLILDAGGGTIDITVQEIKPDGNIKQIYMANGGDWGGVKVDQAFEEFLTDIVGIETMEEFREEDKLEYLSLCREFEMKKRDIRPDSKAKCTIRVPVCLIERLQNVKGMSLKEISNSNKSIVWVGDKLRLDSETAKSFFTEASRQIIDHISGIFEESAVVGTEAIVMVGDFSESPMLQEAIKTAFPNMTVIIPEEAGVAVLKGAVQFGFNPQVISPRIGRFTYGISTNKRFRPHTDPEDKKQIVNGIMYCRKRFGKHVERGQSIEQGEVSEQQTYNPLTADQNRIILPIYVSLSIDPQYVDEEDCTYLGDLEVDMSDIQGGCEREVIVGMRFGGPDIAVEAIVKSTGETVDARFNCLR, from the exons ATGGCATGTGGGGAGATTATTACAGAGCCGCTAATGGTCGCAGCGATTGATTTAGGAACAACATTCTCAAGTTACGCTTTCGCCACCAGAGGTGATTTCAAAGATGATCCAACAAAAATATCCTCTTATGCATGGTTTACTGGCTCACAGCCGGGACTGTCACTCAAAACACCCACCTGCATTCTGTTTGACAAAGTTCAAAATTTCTTTGCATTTGGTGCTGAAGCAGAAGATAAATACACAGAGCTAGCACAAGAGGAAGACCACATACACTGGTCATTCTTTAGAAGGTTCAAAATGCAGCTATATGACAAACAG GAAATATCTAGGGATTTTATGTTGGTAAGTGAGAATGGTTGTCTTATACCAGCAATGAAGGTCTTCTCAGAGAGTATTAAGTATCTTAAAACACACTTAGAGAATCACATCAACAGTAAAACATTGTGTTTTAAACCACAGGAGATAGAATGGGTGCTAACGATCCCAGCTATTTGGACAGATCCTGCAAAGCAGTTTATGAGAGAGGCTGCTAATATT GCAGGTATACCCAACAGCCGCCTTATACTGGCGTTAGAACCAGAGGCTGCTTCCGTCTACTGTAAGAACTTACCTGTAGATAGAACAGTATGTTCGGAACGGAAATCTGTTCTTGAAGTTTTTTCACCTGGTACCAAGTATCTTATACTGGACGCGGGAG GTGGTACTATTGACATCACTGTACAAGAAATCAAACCAGACGGTAATATCAAACAGATTTATATGGCCAATGGAGGTGATTGGGGTGGAGTCAAAGTCGACCAAGCATTCGAAGAATTCCTGACGGATATAGTAGGAATAGAGACAATGGAAGAGTTCCGCGAGGAAGATAAATTAGAATACTTGAGCCTCTGCAGggaatttgaaatgaaaaagcgTGATATTCGTCCAGACAGCAAAGCAAAGTGTACAATACGTGTACCAGTTTGTTTAATCGAGAGGCTGCAGAACGTCAAAGGAATGTCTTTgaaagaaatatcaaattctAACAAATCGATAGTATGGGTTGGTGATAAATTACGCCTCGATTCGGAAACTGCTAAATCCTTCTTTACTGAGGCTTCCAGACAAATAATTGACCATATAAGTGGCATCTTTGAAGAATCAGCAGTCGTAGGTACGGAAGCTATAGTGATGGTCGGAGATTTCTCAGAATCTCCAATGCTTCAGGAGGCAATAAAGACAGCATTTCCAAACATGACTGTGATAATTCCAGAGGAAGCTGGTGTGGCGGTACTAAAAGGTGCTGTCCAGTTCGGATTCAATCCACAAGTAATCAGTCCTCGCATCGGTCGATTTACATATGGAATAAGTACAAACAAACGCTTTCGTCCACATACAGATCCGGAGGATAAAAAGCAAATCGTCAATGGTATAATGTATTGCCGTAAAAGATTTGGCAAACATGTTGAGAGAGGTCAATCCATTGAACAAGGAGAAGTAAGCGAACAACAAACATACAACCCTTTAACAGCTGACCAGAACCGAATTATACTTCCTATATATGTTTCACTATCAATAGATCCCCAGTATGTTGATGAAGAAGACTGTACATACCTCGGTGATCTTGAGGTGGATATGTCGGATATTCAGGGAGGGTGTGAACGGGAAGTCATTGTAGGGATGAGATTTGGAGGGCCCGATATTGCTGTGGAGGCCATTGTGAAATCAACAGGAGAAACTGTTGATGCCCGTTTTAACTGCTTGCGTTAA